CCGCGCGCCGCGCGCTCGACCAGGCCGGCCGCAGCATCGCCGACCTCGCCGCGATCAAGACGCACAACCCGTTTGCGGTGAACGACATCGTCTTCGCCCGCGAGACCGGCGCCGACCTCGCGTTGATGAACAACTACGGCTGCTCGCTCGTGTGGGGCCATCCGCAGGCGCCGATGGGCACGCGCGCGATCATCGAGCTGATCGAGGAGCTCGCGCTGCGCGGTGGCGGCTTCGGCCTCTTCACCGGATGTGCGGCCGGCGACACGGCGATGGCGGTGGTGATCGAAGTATGTGACGCATAGGCAACACAAGCTGCACGAGCTCCCGTGACGGGGAGCGACGAGAGGCGCAAAAGCGCCCGGACAGACGTACCCCGACCAGAGTGAAAACGTGTTTATAGAGGCGCAAAAAGCGCCCGTGACGAGACAACTGGAGGAGGAGTGGGCATGGAGCTGTCCGAATGGATAGACCGCCACGCCGGGCTCACGCCCGGCAAGACGGCAATCCGGTTCCCGGAGCGCGACCTGTCGTACGCGCAGCTGGCCGAGCTGGTCGAGCGGCTCGCGTCGGCGCTCGAGGCGTCCGGCGTCGGCCATCGCGGCTGCGTCGCATATCTCGGCTACAACAGCCCCGAGATGCTCGCGGCGCTGTTCGCCTGCGCGCGGCTCGGCGCGCTGTTCATGCCGCTGAACTGGCGCCTGGCCGGGCCGGAGCACCGGCAGTTGCTCGCGGACTGTCCGCCGTCGGTGCTGCTCGTCGAGTCGCGCTTCGTCGCGCAGATCGACGCGTTCCGCGACGCGCTCGCGGGCGTAACGCTGGTCGCGTTCGACGCGCCGCCGCAAGGCTGGATATCCTACGACGCGCTGCTCGAGCGCAGCGGTGACGCCGTGCCACGCGACCCGCAAGTCGGCCCGCAGACGCCGCTGTTGATCTGCTACACGTCGGGCACGACCGGCAAGCCGAAAGGGGCGCTGCTGTCGCAAGGGGCGCTGGCGTGGAACGCCCTGAACAGCATCGACCTGCACGAGCTGAGCGCCGACGACCGGATCCTGACAACCCTGCCGCTGTTCCACGTCGGCGGGCTCAACAACCAGACGACTCCGGCGCTCTACGCCGGCGCGACGGTCGTGCTGCATCCGAAGTTCGACCCCGACGCGACTTTCGACGCGATCGAGCGAGAACGCATCACGCTGACCGTGCTCGTGCCGGCGCAGCTCGAGATGATGATCGCCCGGCCGCGCTGGGAGCGCGCCGACCTGTCGAGCCTGCGCATGATCACGACCGGCTCGACGATCGTCCCCGAACGGCTGATCCGCGAAGTGCATCGGCGCGGCGTGCCGCTCGTGCAGATCTACGGCTCGACCGAGACCTGTCCGATCGCCGCGTACGTCAAGGCTGAAGACGCGCAGCGCAAGGCCGGTTCGGCCGGTCGCGCGGCGCCGCACTGCAGCCTGCGCATC
The window above is part of the Azoarcus sp. PA01 genome. Proteins encoded here:
- a CDS encoding long-chain fatty acid--CoA ligase, giving the protein MELSEWIDRHAGLTPGKTAIRFPERDLSYAQLAELVERLASALEASGVGHRGCVAYLGYNSPEMLAALFACARLGALFMPLNWRLAGPEHRQLLADCPPSVLLVESRFVAQIDAFRDALAGVTLVAFDAPPQGWISYDALLERSGDAVPRDPQVGPQTPLLICYTSGTTGKPKGALLSQGALAWNALNSIDLHELSADDRILTTLPLFHVGGLNNQTTPALYAGATVVLHPKFDPDATFDAIERERITLTVLVPAQLEMMIARPRWERADLSSLRMITTGSTIVPERLIREVHRRGVPLVQIYGSTETCPIAAYVKAEDAQRKAGSAGRAAPHCSLRIVGDDGRDVKPGASGEILVRGPNVMSAYWNDPAATAAVLKDGWFRTGDMGHQDSEGYLWVDGRKKEMIISGGENIYPAEIENLLGESPDIAEVAVVGRPDERWGEVVVVVVVPVEGRPLDAGHVLQLLEGRIARYKLPKEVVFLDELPRTALGKVRKDDVRRLVARKTFMEQT